From Providencia sp. R33, a single genomic window includes:
- a CDS encoding type 2 GTP cyclohydrolase I, whose amino-acid sequence MHNLRLEEVINDELKVSEFQDFAPNGLQVEGRPHVHKIITGVTACQALLDVAVEKKADAVIVHHGYFWKNEPAIIKGMKKNRLKTLLANDINLYGYHLPLDAHHQLGNNTQLAYIMGVQVNGQIDPLMPFGFFDQPITPAELTSRLETRLGRKVLHCGDNAKEEIRQIAWCTGGGQGFILQAAEFGVDAFVTGEVSEQTIHIAREMGIHFYSAGHHATERYGIKALTQWLVDEQGLDAEFVDIDNPA is encoded by the coding sequence ATGCATAACTTAAGATTAGAAGAAGTCATTAACGACGAACTTAAAGTGAGTGAGTTTCAAGATTTCGCACCAAATGGGCTGCAAGTTGAAGGCCGTCCCCATGTGCATAAAATCATTACAGGAGTGACGGCCTGCCAAGCTTTACTCGATGTCGCTGTTGAGAAAAAGGCGGATGCGGTGATTGTTCACCATGGCTATTTTTGGAAAAATGAGCCAGCCATTATTAAAGGCATGAAAAAAAACCGATTAAAAACATTATTAGCCAACGATATTAACCTTTATGGTTATCACCTTCCTTTAGATGCTCATCATCAATTAGGTAACAATACACAGCTTGCTTATATCATGGGCGTACAAGTGAATGGCCAAATTGACCCATTGATGCCATTTGGCTTTTTTGACCAGCCAATAACCCCAGCAGAGTTGACCTCGCGCTTAGAAACGCGCCTAGGCCGTAAAGTCCTTCACTGTGGTGATAACGCGAAAGAAGAAATTCGCCAAATCGCATGGTGCACAGGGGGCGGGCAAGGTTTTATTTTGCAAGCTGCAGAGTTTGGAGTTGACGCCTTTGTAACAGGGGAAGTCTCAGAACAAACGATCCATATCGCAAGGGAAATGGGGATCCATTTTTACAGTGCAGGGCACCATGCAACGGAGCGTTACGGGATTAAGGCGCTGACTCAGTGGTTAGTCGATGAGCAGGGGTTGGACGCCGAGTTTGTCGATATCGATAACCCAGCCTAA
- a CDS encoding YbfA family protein, which yields MSTYREYSRNQVLARRTAAVTAGIIAFPVMVFHPKRAQYYSYLNKVWSKTSDKPVWLERSENTLESHR from the coding sequence ATGTCCACATACCGCGAATATTCCCGTAATCAGGTACTTGCACGCCGCACTGCTGCTGTTACCGCAGGCATTATTGCGTTTCCTGTTATGGTGTTTCACCCGAAAAGAGCTCAATATTACAGTTACTTAAATAAAGTGTGGTCGAAAACAAGCGATAAGCCTGTCTGGCTAGAGCGTTCAGAGAACACGCTCGAAAGCCATCGCTAA
- the kdpF gene encoding K(+)-transporting ATPase subunit F: MSLLSIFGAVLVVLLLVYLIYALLNAEDF, encoded by the coding sequence GTGTCATTACTTTCCATTTTTGGGGCAGTTCTCGTTGTTCTACTGCTGGTTTATCTGATTTACGCCCTGCTTAACGCGGAGGATTTCTGA
- the kdpA gene encoding potassium-transporting ATPase subunit KdpA, protein MATTAFLLIGSFLLVLLILAKPLGNGIARLIDGDIPRPLMASESLLWRLAGIKQPGKSAAEMNWRQYALAIVLFNVLGFVLLFAILMFQGSLPLNPQHFAGMSWDLAFNTAISFVANTNWQSYSGENTLSYLSQMAGLTVQNFLSASTGIAVVFALIRAFSRHGSKTLGNAWVDIYRITFYLLFPLAIVVALFFVSQGVIQNFSDYLLVDNLDNTTQLLPMGPVASQEAIKLLGTNGGGFFGSNSSHPFENPTALSNFVQMLAIFLIPAALCFAFGRSVGDNKQGHTLLWVMGIIFVIAAIVVIKAEYVGNPFLSELHASSSANMEGKESRFGVLSSALYAVVTTAASCGAVNAMHDSFTAMGGMIPMWLMQIGEVVFGGVGSGLYGMLLFVLLAVFLAGLMIGRTPEYLGKKIEVREMKMVALAILVTPTLVLLGTTIALMTDAGRAGILNPGAHGFSEVLYAFSSAANNNGSAFAGLSANTPFYNVLLAIAMFVGRFGVILPVLAIAGSMALKKSQAQSQATLPTSGPLFIGLLIFTVLLIGALTFVPALALGPIAEQLQIGFAG, encoded by the coding sequence ATGGCCACTACTGCATTTTTACTGATTGGCAGCTTCCTGTTAGTCTTACTTATCTTGGCTAAACCATTAGGCAATGGAATCGCGCGTCTTATTGACGGTGATATCCCTCGCCCTTTAATGGCAAGCGAATCATTACTTTGGCGTTTAGCAGGTATTAAACAACCTGGAAAATCAGCGGCCGAAATGAATTGGCGACAATATGCCTTAGCCATAGTTTTATTCAATGTGCTGGGTTTTGTTTTGTTGTTCGCCATTTTAATGTTTCAGGGCAGTTTGCCACTCAATCCACAACATTTTGCTGGTATGAGTTGGGATTTAGCCTTCAATACGGCGATAAGTTTCGTAGCAAACACCAACTGGCAATCTTACAGTGGTGAAAACACGCTAAGTTATTTGAGCCAAATGGCAGGCTTAACTGTACAAAATTTCCTCTCGGCCTCAACAGGTATTGCCGTGGTTTTTGCTTTGATCCGTGCCTTCTCACGTCATGGCAGTAAAACGTTAGGCAATGCATGGGTCGATATCTACCGTATCACCTTTTATTTATTGTTCCCTCTTGCCATTGTTGTCGCCTTATTTTTTGTCAGCCAAGGGGTGATCCAAAATTTTTCTGACTACCTCTTAGTCGACAATTTAGATAACACAACACAGCTATTGCCAATGGGCCCTGTGGCCTCCCAAGAAGCAATCAAATTACTGGGAACTAATGGTGGTGGCTTCTTTGGTTCGAACTCTTCACATCCATTTGAAAACCCGACTGCATTGAGTAACTTTGTTCAAATGCTGGCGATATTCTTAATTCCTGCCGCATTGTGTTTTGCCTTCGGCCGTTCTGTGGGGGATAACAAACAAGGGCATACCTTGTTATGGGTTATGGGAATTATTTTTGTTATCGCCGCCATAGTGGTAATTAAAGCTGAGTACGTTGGCAACCCATTTTTAAGTGAACTGCATGCAAGCAGTAGCGCCAATATGGAAGGTAAAGAAAGCCGCTTTGGTGTTCTTTCCTCGGCTTTATATGCCGTTGTCACCACTGCAGCGTCATGTGGTGCTGTCAATGCGATGCATGATTCTTTTACGGCAATGGGCGGCATGATCCCAATGTGGCTAATGCAGATTGGTGAAGTCGTTTTTGGTGGTGTCGGCTCTGGCCTGTATGGCATGTTGTTATTTGTTCTACTCGCTGTCTTCCTTGCTGGACTGATGATTGGCCGTACTCCCGAGTACTTAGGGAAAAAAATTGAAGTCCGTGAGATGAAGATGGTTGCACTGGCAATTTTAGTGACACCAACCTTAGTGTTACTTGGTACAACTATTGCCTTAATGACCGATGCAGGACGTGCCGGTATTTTAAACCCTGGCGCTCATGGTTTTAGCGAAGTGTTATATGCATTTTCATCGGCTGCCAATAACAATGGTAGTGCATTTGCGGGACTCAGTGCCAACACCCCGTTCTACAATGTGCTACTTGCTATCGCTATGTTTGTTGGGCGCTTTGGTGTCATCTTGCCTGTACTTGCTATCGCAGGTTCGATGGCACTCAAAAAATCCCAAGCACAAAGTCAGGCAACATTGCCGACCTCTGGCCCACTTTTTATTGGCTTATTAATCTTTACAGTCCTCCTTATTGGCGCACTGACTTTTGTCCCTGCACTGGCACTCGGTCCAATTGCTGAGCAGTTACAAATTGGTTTTGCGGGATAA
- the kdpB gene encoding potassium-transporting ATPase subunit KdpB, with amino-acid sequence MKKQKTPLFDKKLIQQSIFDAVKKCTPQAQWRNPVMFVVYIGSLITTLLWAAMVAGVTEGSAWFSGMVTLWLWFTVLFANFAEALAEGRSKAQAQSLKGVKQQSNATRLAAASLDATQEIVSSEQLRKGDIVLIRAGETIPCDGEVLEGGASVDESAITGESAPVIRESGGDFSSVTGGTRVLSDWLIVECTVNPGETFLDRMISMVEGAQRRKTPNEIALTILLTALTIIFVLVCATLYPFTVFAAEYAGAGSAVSILVLIALLICLIPTTIGGLLSSIGVAGMSRMLGANVIATSGRAVEAAGDVDVLLLDKTGTITLGNRQASEFLPLAGVTEEQLADAAQLSSLADETPEGRSIVVLAKQKFNLRERDIHGLNATFVPFSAMTRMSGVNVGERMIRKGSADAIRRYVEANHQKFPEEADKLVEKVAHLGGTPLVVVDDQTVLGVVALKDIVKGGMKERFAQMRSMGIKTVMITGDNHLTAAAIAAEAGVDDFLAEATPEAKLALIRQYQSEGRLVAMTGDGTNDAPALAQADVAVAMNSGTQAAKEAGNMVDLDSNPTKLIEVVHIGKQMLMTRGSLTTFSIANDIAKYFAIIPAAFAVTWPQLNALNIMHLHSPASALLSAVIFNALIIVFLIPLALKGVNYRPMSSQSLLQRNLGLYGLGGLIVPFVGIKLIDMFISLFGI; translated from the coding sequence ATGAAAAAGCAAAAAACACCTTTATTTGATAAAAAATTAATCCAGCAATCCATTTTTGATGCTGTGAAAAAATGCACGCCACAAGCACAATGGCGTAACCCTGTGATGTTTGTAGTGTATATCGGTAGCCTCATTACCACCTTATTATGGGCGGCAATGGTGGCAGGGGTAACTGAAGGAAGCGCATGGTTTAGCGGTATGGTCACCTTGTGGTTATGGTTTACTGTACTGTTCGCCAATTTTGCTGAAGCTTTAGCTGAAGGCCGCAGTAAGGCTCAAGCGCAAAGTCTAAAAGGGGTAAAACAGCAAAGCAATGCCACGCGCCTTGCCGCTGCCTCATTGGACGCAACACAAGAAATAGTGAGTTCCGAACAATTGCGCAAAGGCGATATTGTCCTGATCCGCGCAGGGGAAACCATTCCTTGCGATGGGGAAGTTCTTGAAGGCGGTGCATCTGTGGATGAAAGCGCGATCACAGGGGAATCAGCCCCAGTGATCCGTGAATCTGGCGGTGACTTTTCCTCTGTGACAGGCGGGACTCGTGTGCTGTCTGACTGGTTGATTGTTGAATGTACCGTGAACCCCGGTGAGACATTCCTAGACCGCATGATCTCCATGGTGGAAGGTGCACAGCGCCGTAAAACACCGAATGAAATCGCCTTAACTATTTTGTTAACTGCACTCACCATTATCTTTGTATTAGTTTGTGCAACTTTGTACCCGTTTACGGTATTTGCCGCAGAGTATGCAGGGGCAGGCAGTGCAGTTTCTATATTAGTGCTGATTGCATTACTCATTTGTTTAATTCCAACCACAATTGGCGGACTACTTTCTTCCATTGGCGTGGCAGGTATGAGCCGTATGTTGGGAGCTAATGTGATAGCCACCAGCGGGCGAGCTGTCGAAGCAGCGGGGGATGTGGATGTTTTATTACTCGATAAAACGGGCACCATTACACTGGGAAATCGCCAAGCCTCTGAGTTTCTGCCTTTAGCTGGCGTTACGGAAGAACAACTAGCGGATGCAGCGCAGCTCTCTTCACTTGCTGATGAAACCCCTGAAGGGCGCAGTATCGTCGTGCTTGCGAAACAAAAATTCAATTTACGTGAAAGAGACATTCACGGATTGAATGCTACTTTCGTGCCATTCTCCGCAATGACTCGTATGAGTGGGGTTAACGTCGGTGAACGCATGATCCGCAAAGGCTCTGCCGATGCCATTCGCCGCTATGTTGAAGCGAATCATCAAAAATTCCCAGAGGAAGCGGACAAACTCGTTGAAAAAGTCGCCCATTTAGGGGGAACACCATTAGTTGTTGTTGATGACCAAACTGTTTTAGGCGTTGTTGCGCTCAAAGATATCGTCAAAGGTGGGATGAAAGAACGCTTTGCCCAAATGCGCAGCATGGGGATCAAAACCGTAATGATCACAGGGGATAACCACTTAACTGCCGCAGCCATCGCGGCGGAAGCGGGTGTCGATGATTTCCTTGCTGAAGCAACTCCCGAAGCCAAGCTCGCCTTGATCCGCCAATACCAATCAGAAGGCCGACTAGTCGCTATGACGGGTGATGGAACCAATGATGCCCCTGCACTCGCCCAAGCTGACGTGGCCGTTGCGATGAACTCAGGGACACAAGCCGCGAAAGAAGCAGGGAACATGGTGGATTTAGACTCAAACCCAACCAAGCTCATTGAAGTTGTACACATTGGTAAACAGATGCTGATGACCCGTGGTTCACTGACCACCTTCAGTATCGCAAATGATATTGCTAAATACTTTGCCATTATCCCTGCAGCATTTGCGGTGACATGGCCGCAGCTGAACGCATTAAATATCATGCACTTACATTCACCTGCATCCGCCTTGCTTTCTGCGGTGATCTTCAACGCACTGATTATTGTCTTTTTGATCCCATTGGCACTTAAAGGTGTGAATTATCGCCCCATGAGTTCCCAATCACTTTTGCAACGAAACTTAGGCTTATATGGTTTAGGTGGCTTGATAGTGCCATTCGTGGGGATCAAATTGATCGATATGTTTATTAGCTTGTTTGGTATTTAA